The nucleotide window GCACCCACGCGGGCACGTCTCGCGTCGTCGAGTACTTCGGGGAACAGAAGGTCTGGGAGGGAGACGTGGAGACGTTCTCCCTCTCCGGTCACCCAAAAGCGGAGGAGGCCTTCGCCTGGGCTTTCGACAACGGAGAGGAGCCGCAGTACGTCGCCGTCCTGAAGCTCCCGCCGGTGAAGGACCCGTCCGACGCCGTTAGGGCGTCGATCGCCTCCGGGGCGTTCTACTAGGGCGAATGCTCTCCTAGAAGCCGAGCTTCACGGCTTTATCGTCTCCGCCGAAACCGAGCTTTCGGGTCATGAAGACGAATCCAGAGGCGTCTGAGGGCACCTCGTAGAGCGCAGAGAAGCTCTTCGACATGCCCGAGGTGAGCTGCTCCAGAGTCAGCGTGTTCTCTCCGTCCTCAAGGTAGAGGGAAGCTCCGTCGAGGTGCTCGAACTCTCTGCCCTTGGAGTCTCTGAGCTTCGGCGTGTCGAGAATTCGCTCCTCTCGGTTCTTGGTGTTCGTGATCTTGTAGCGGACGTAGAGGAACTTCCCGTCCGTGCGCTTGGTCTCTGCGAGCATGTTCGTCCCTTTGAGGACGCTACCGAGGGACTTGGCTTCCAGCACCTGCCACTGGGAGTCGTCCTCAAAGGTCACGGTATCTCCGATCTGGAACGTCTCGACCGGACGCTCGGTCTTGTTCTTGCCGGAAGCGCCGACCAGAGCGGCTAGGAGGGCACAGCCTCCAATTGCCGCTACGGCACCGAGACCGGTGACGATCAGGAAAACCTTGAGGCATCCGGGTTTGGACTTCTGGACGGGAGGCTGGGAGAGAGGCGGAGGATTCATATCTGTCTGTTTTCAAGCACTTTGTGTTCTAACAGGGCGCTCAAAATTCCAAACAGGAGAGGGGCTAAAAGGGAAGGAGAAATTCTAGAACTCTAGAGCTTACTCCGCAGAAGGGCGTAGAAGAGGCTCGGCGGGTGATACCCGTAGAAGAAATTACCGCCACGTGCCGCGCCGTCGCAGCAGTCCTTCGAAAGAGGAGAGAAAGCCTCGGGCTCACGAAGACCGCCGTCGCTCAGAGGGCTGGGATCAACAACCAGACGGTGACCTTCATTGAGGACTGCGTGAACATCCCCACGATCCACACCCTCCTGCGCTTCTGCTGGGCTCTCGACACGACGCCGGAGGCGGTCTTCAAAGAAGCCAAGAAGACAATAAAGTAGGGCTTGTTGGAAAATTCCCGAAATTTGTAGTTCTTTTGAACACTGAATTGTTTTAGCTTCCGCTCAGATGAACCTGTTGGTAGCACCACTACGGAATGTTTTCCTCCCTAGTCATTCTCTCGCTCTTTTTAGCAGCGGATCTCCCAAACGAGCCGCCGACCGGACAGCCGCCGCCATCGAAGATTGTTGCCGATGCTAATTCCGATGCGTCCAGCAAGCCTCCATTAGCGAAGAAAGAGCCCGACCCTATTGCTTCAGAAGCTTCTATGCAAGTGCTGGAGATCGCGTCCAAGAACGTCGATATGTCGTCGTCTTTGGTCTCCATGGCTGCTTATGTCTTAGGAGCACTGGGAATTGTTTTGGCTGTAGCAACTTTGCTTATTCAGGTGATCGGAGCTACTTCGAGAAAACGGGCAGTTGATGCTGCCATCAAACGAACTCTCGACGGCTTAGCTACTAATACCGACTTTGCCGAATTAGTTTTGCAGGAAATCATTCAAAAACAGAAGCTTAAGGATTATATCTTCAAACAAATCGATGAGGCAGTCAGGCAAACCGCGGAAACGATTTTAACGAAAGAATACTTTGAGGCGCGAAGCCGCGAGCTAGGGGTGAAATGGAACGAACTGAACAACCATAAATCCTAAAAATCATGGATTACGTTCTACCAACCAAAGATCCTGAGCAGCTATACCTTCACCAAGGTTCCTGTGCTTTTCCTCCTGTGGATGTGGAGGGATTGGCTCGCGCTATGGGTATTGTCTTCGACAATAACTTCAGCCTTTCGCGCTTCGGATATTCGGGTGAAATTAGATGGCAAGAAAATCGTCCCGTCGTATGGATCAATCCAGGCGACTCCCTTGTTCGCAAGAGGTTCACATTGGCGCACGAAATCGGGCATTACATCCTTCACATGCTGGATGACCGAGACGCTGTTTTTAAGGACGATGTCAAGATCATGAGGCGAGGTGGAGAATGGACAAGCAAAGAGATGCAGGCAAACCGATTTGCAGCGTCTCTTCTTATGCCGAAGGCACTCCTCGTTGCCGAAATGCAAAAGCCCCGCTTTTGGGGACCCACTACGGCACACTTAGCGGAGCGTTTTCAGGTCTCTGAAGAGTCTATGGGATATCGTCTGTCGAACCTTGGATTGAAGGCTTCTTGAACAAATCTTTACTGATTCAGTAAAGATTCGTTCAAATTAGGACACTATCCAAGTTCGACGGAGAGATCACAGATTTCACAGATTGCGCTGATTTTTCAGAGCGGTAGTCCGCTTCTCTCTTCAATCTGTGTAATCAGCGTAATCCACGTCATCTGTGGTTCTTGCGCCGCTGTCCTGTGAGGCGCCGTCACTACATACATCACACCGCGACGGTTACCGGCACCAGCACGCCGTCGCTCATGCCGTGGATCTTCTTCTTATCCGCAGGCACCAGCGTGGCCAGGCAGCCGGCGAAGGTGGTTTCCCCGGCATCATCGGTGAAGAAATAGGGGCAGAGGCGTGCGCGGCCGCGCATCATTTCTACCGAACCATCGGCATTGAAAACGGGATGTTCGATGAGCCGGCCCTCGCGGAATTCCTGGAGCAGCCACGGTTGCTCATCGGCGGAGGCCAGAGCCTCGTCGATGCGGGCCTTCCACTCGGTGCCAGGCAAGTCGTGGCCGATGTAAACACCGCGGGAGCCCCAGGCGGTTTCGTGAAAGCCGCTGATCTTGAGCACAAGCTGGCGTTCCTTCTGGCTGAAGGCGGCGACCTCCTCCCAAGAGTTCACGTCCAGCTTCGGGAGTGCGGCATGGGGCGGCAGTGGGGCAGGGTCCATGACCCAGCCGAAGGGGACCAACTCGCGCAGGCGCTGGAGGTGGTTTTGCCGCATCGATTGTTCCCAAATGCGGCGCAGGCCCGGGGACCACAGCAGGGCGAGCCAGAGCTTGTCCTCCAGGTGCGGCTTGAAGGGAGATGAGAGGGAGATTTCACCGGCTGTGGCCTTCGTGGCAATGCGACGTGAGGACGGGATCGCCTCCCAATCGAAGAGCTCGAAGAAGCGGTAGAGCGTGCGGCCATCCGGTTCGTATTCCTCGGCTGCCATGACCTCCCAAGCCTCACCCAACTGGGACGCCAGCCATTCCATTTCCGGCCGATAGTCACCGGCTTCCTCGGACACGAGGATCGCGCCGCCCTCCGGCATCAGCGAGCGGAAGCCATCAAGCATGCCATCCCGGCCGCCAAGAATGTCGTATCCGGCGTCCGCATAGACGCGGGACAGCCACGCGGTCACGCCGATGCCGCCCGGCACGCTATCCAGCTCGGTGAGAGCGAAGCTGTCGTGGCCAAGGATGAGATCCGGACGGATGACCCGCGGCAGCTGGTTGACCGTGCCCGCGTGACGTTGCTCGCGGACCATCCATTCGGGTTTTCCGACATCGAGGGTTTCGGCGATCCAGCTGGGCAGTTTACCATTGGCGCTGCGACGGTAGATCGTGTCGCTGGCCTTTTGGAACTGCGCCAGCGGATGGCCGAGCCGGGTAATGAAACGAGCCTCCGAGGCGGTGAGCTTCAGCGGCTCCGGCGACCAGCGCCAAGCGCCACCGCCGAAGAGTCCACCTTGTGGCAGCGAGGACTGGAGCTGGGAAAGAGTCAGGGGCATGACGGATGTCTGGCTCAACCTTGCAAATGGCGGAGCGCGCCGCGGATAAGAGCCTCGGTGGCGGCTCCGGGCTCGGCATCGAGCACCTTGCGGACAGCCTTGCGGGCCTCGACCTGCTTGTAGCCCAGCGCGATGAGCGCCAGCTCGGCATCGGCGGCTCCGGCGGTGACCTGGCCGGCGGCGGCGTCCTGCCAGGTATCGACCACGCCCACCTTGTCCTTGAGTTCCAGCACGATGCGTTCGGCGGTCTTCTTGCCGACACCCTTGACCCGGGAAAGGGCTGCAACGTCATTCTGGACCACCGCGCTTTTGAACGCCGGGACCGGCATACCGCTGAGGACTGCCATGGCGATGGCGGGACCGATTCCACTCACGCGGTCGATCAACAGCAGGAAGACATCGCGTTCCTCCTCCGAGGCGAAGCCGTAGAGCGTGTGGGCGGTTTCACGGATATGGAGATGGGTCCGGAGATCCACCATCAATCCCTCCGCGGCATGCAGCCGGTCGAATGTGGATAGCGGCACGTGCACCTCGTATCCCACCCCCTGTACATCCACCACCAGCCGGTTTGGATAGGCTTCCAACACTGTTCCGCGGAGTCGCGCGATCACGCCGCCACCTTGGCGAGGGGTCACGCACCGTCAATGCACATCTCACGATTCACACAGGTGAAAACTTTTTTGCACGATGACCGGGAAGGACTCCGATTCCGTTACCAAGGGTGGGGGGATTTACGCAAAATCAAGGCTCACAGGGATTTGTGGATTGGAACGCGGAATGCTATTTTGCGTTGCAACCGCTTGGGATCACCCTCCTGAAAGAAACTTAAGTCTTGCAAAATATCTCAATTGTGAGTGGATCGTAGTTCATTTTTGGGGTCGCTTTTGTTACAAAGGGGTGGTATAATCGCGCCGTTATGGCAACCACCACGAAACGAACTCGATTCTCGCGCCGTCTCCCTGACCATGTCACTGACGAGCTCGTGAACGTACTTTCTGAGAGCAAGGTGTTTGGTTTCAACGACCTCTTCGAACGGGTCTTCGAGAATCTGAAGGTTCGAAATGCGGTCAGCGGCGGCGAAGAAATGCTCCGCCTGCGCGCATATGAAAAACTGCAGAACCTGGTGACGCGCGGTCTCGTCGAAAAGATCGGCAAGGAATACAAGGGCACCGCCCGTGTGCGCGAGGCCTCCAGCGAATACGCTGCAGCCCAGGAGGACTGAAGCCGCCTGCCATTCCCTGATTTATGAAACCCGCGCCGGAGATCCGGTGCGGGTTTTTTTTCTATCCATCCGGCGCAGCGGCCGACACTATCCCCACACTCAGCCGCCATGTTGCAGGACTACCTTCCGATTTTCTTCCAGATCCTCATCGCCCTCGGATTCGCGGCGGTGACCCTGACGCTCAGCGTGGTGCTCGGCCGCTCGGCAAAACGCAATGCGATCAAGGACAGCGCCTACGAGTGCGGCATGCTGCCGATCGGTGACGGCGCGCCGCGTTTCTCGGTGAAGTTCTATCTGGTGGCGATGCTCTTCGTGATTTTCGACATCGAAGTGGTCTTCATGTATCCGTGGGCGGTCCAGTTCAAGGATCTCGTTGCGAACAGCCCGGTGGCGCTGGTGAGCATGGCGGGCTTCGCCGGCACGCTGGCCTTCGCCTATGTGTATGCGCTGAAGAAGGGCGCGCTGAACTGGAAGTCCTGAACCTCTCCCATGATTTCCCACGTTGTTTTTTTCCAACTGAAGCCCGAGGTGGATGAAGCCCGGGTGGAGGAAATGGTGCGCACCACGCGCAGCCTGCTGCTGAAGATCCCGGAGGTGCTCAGCGTGAAGTCCGGTCGCAACGTTGACACCGCGTCCGAGTGGCAGTTCTTCTTCAACATCGAGACCGAGTCGCTGGAGAAACTGAAGATCACGCTGGAGGATCCGTTCCATCTCAAGTTCGTGGAGTCGGTGATCAAGCCGAGCACCACGGCCCACTTCGCGATGGACTTCGAACTCGATCCCTCGAAGGACCTGCGGTACTCGTGAGATTCCAGGGAGCAAGGAATATCCTTCCTCCATGATCACCGCGCAACTTTCGCGCGCAGACGATAGAAGCGCTTTGGTGAACCCTGTGTGTCGAGCTGGTAGCTGCGGCGCACCCGGTTTCCGGACAGGCTCGATTCACCGGTGAAGAAGGCGTCCGCCGCCTCGCTCCAGTTTTGGAGATCATTGCTGCCTTCGATTTGCAGCGTCACGCCCGTTCGCTGTTTCGCAGCGGTCAATTCGAGATGATTGCCGTTCGGCATGGCGAGCAGGCTGGTGTCGCTGCTGCTTCCTTGCAGGAACTGGAGGACATCGGGTACGCCATTGTGATCGGTATCCTGTTGCGGCTGATCCGGATTGAAGCCCTGTTGGACGGCCCATTCGCGCCAACCGGTCGGGTTGGCTGCGGTCGGGGCGTTTTTCTGGATGGCGATCGTTCCCAACGAGCCGGCGGATGTTGTGCTGCCGGTTGCGATCTTCAAAGTGACCGGCTGGTTGCTGGTGAGGTTCGTCACGCTCAAGGTCCAGCTTTGCGTGGGTGTGGTGGCATCCAGTGATTCATCGCGGATCTCGCTGCCGATCGCCTGTCCACCTTGCTCGAGCCAGACCCGGTCCACGATGAGCGCGCTGGTGCCTCCGGTGCGATTCATCGTGATCTGATACGTGCCCCCGGTGTTGACCGTCGATGAAACATCTTGTGTCCAGATGCGGCGGGTCGTGGAGCAATCGGCGGGTGCCCATGCGCCATTCACCGGCCATTCATCGCAACGGACCAACGTGATCGTGCCGCTGGAGTTGCTGCCACCGGCTCCGTTTGCCACGGCGTTGAGAATGATCGGGCCATCCAGCGACGAGACCTTGAAGTAGTAGCGGTTGTCATAGGTCGCACTGCCGGTCCAGCCGGGGTGGCGGTCGGTGTCGAGCATCACGCCGTTTCCGGTCAGGGATGCGGAGGAGATCTGGAGGGCGTTGGCGCCGCTGGTGTATTGGAATGTGACTACCCAGGTGCCGGTCTGGTTCACCACGGAGGTCACGTCACGGGTCCATTTTGCGGCGGTGGGTTTGCAAATCGCGGGAGTCCAGCCGGCACCTACGGTGAACGTCGTAAGATCGAAATCGCCCGAGGCTTCCGCGCCATATTTCTGCCACAGTGAACGGGAGATGGCGATGGTGTCCCCGGTGGGAACGGAGGGGTGGCTCTCGTGGCCGTTCACCCAGTTCAGCTCCCAGGCCGCCACCTGATTTCTGGCGGTGGTTTCATTGAAGGCCGTGCCGTTGTCCACCGCGCTGTGGAGTGCCGTGAGGAACTGCTGCCAGCGTGGCCGGTAGAAGCCATTCAGCAAACCCGCCCAGTCCCGGTTCGCGTAGTCGTTGAGATCGCTGACCGAGGCTCCCCACGTCGTGACCAGCAGCCGGGCATCGCGCTCGCACAGATCCTTTTCCGCCGTGGTGCCACCCCAGGAGCGGGCGTCCCGCAGCCAGGTGCCGAGCAGCCATTCCGGGCGTGTGGCGCAGAGTGTATCGAGGTCGGTGATGATTTCGAGAATGCGGTCGCCATGCGCGTGGACTCCGGCGGCATCGTTGGCGGCGTAGGCGGCGGCCAGCATCCGCTGGTGGCGGGTGGCGAGGTCGCACAGGTTCTGGCGGGTCACATCGGCGAGATCGAAACGGAAGCCGTCCGAGCCGGAAACCTGATCCGCAGCATCGAGCAGTTTGCTCCAGGCCCGCGCCATCCGGAAGGTGTCGTAAGACACATCGGTGGTGGTCCAGGTGCGGGCCTTGATGGTCGTCAGCACGCTCGGGCGCGCATTCACGATCGAGTTGTGCGGGTGCTGGTCGATGGCGCTGATGTTCTGGCTGGTCGCCAGCAGATCATCCCATGCGGAATCCAGAGCCGGGAGGGTTTTGCCATAACGACGGCGTGTGTAGTCGCGGACCCAGGGCACGAGCGCCGGGGCATCGCTGCGCCATGCGTGCTCAAAGAGCATCTCGTAGGCGGCGGGAATCGTGTGACTGCCTTCCGGTACCGCGCCGATGCCGGCCATTTGTCCCCGCGAGGCGTCCGCCAGTGCGGCGGCGGGACCGGAGGCAAGGATGCCGAGCTTTGCATCCATGCCGGTATTGCCACCAAAGTTCTGAATGGCACACCACACCCATGGCGTGCCGTTGTAGGCATTGCGGCCGCGCCATATTTCCGTGTTCGAGCAATCGAGATCGAGGACGAGCAGGCGGCTCTTGTCCACGGCATCCAGGATTGTCTGGAGCGGATTGCCACCCCATGCCTCGATCACCCAGATACCCCGCGGATCGGCGAGGTTGATGCCATCACGGATGGCGCGGAAGGCGGCGGGAAGATCGACGCCGGTTGTATTGCCCCCTTCATGGAAGGGATCGGCGGCGAAGTAGCGGACCGGTCCATAGACATCGACCAGGGCCGGATAGTAGGCCTGCGCGAAGGCGGCGAACTTCGCATCGGAAGGATTGAGCATGTCCGGCCGGGTGAAGCCGCCCGCCCATCCACCCTGCGACAATACGTTTGCAGCGGGGTAGCGGGTTTTGAAATCCGGAGGCACCATGCCGTAGTAGCCCTGCACCATCGGCGCGATGCCCAGCGCGCGCATGCGGTCGCAGATCTGGCGGCCGAGTGTGGCACGGGCATCGATCAGCGAGGATGGCACCGGTCCATTGAACGACTGCATGTTCGAAAGCATCATCCACGGCAGATGCGCGGGCATGCACAGCCACGAGCGCACGTCGGCATCGCTGTAGCCGAAGCCGTTCATCAATGCGCGCCGGTAGACCTCCTCCACCCCCGGTGTGACCTGGGCCACGTTCACGCCGGAGAGCGCGAGCAGGTCGATCTCCCGTTCCCACTGGCTCCAGCTCCACCACGCCGAGGTGTAGCCCATCGTGCAGGGATTGTAGAAGAAGCGCACGCGGTGCGGGCTGACGATGCGGACCTTGGCTGGCACCAGTGGCAGCGGTGCGGGGAGTTGCATCTGGTCGCCGTTGCGCGAAATGCTGCATAGGCAGATGTTTTTCAAATACCAATTCAGCGCGGAGGCCACGCTGACCGGGGTATTGCCGCGCAGCGCG belongs to Luteolibacter ambystomatis and includes:
- a CDS encoding helix-turn-helix domain-containing protein; translation: MIPVEEITATCRAVAAVLRKRRESLGLTKTAVAQRAGINNQTVTFIEDCVNIPTIHTLLRFCWALDTTPEAVFKEAKKTIK
- a CDS encoding ImmA/IrrE family metallo-endopeptidase — protein: MDYVLPTKDPEQLYLHQGSCAFPPVDVEGLARAMGIVFDNNFSLSRFGYSGEIRWQENRPVVWINPGDSLVRKRFTLAHEIGHYILHMLDDRDAVFKDDVKIMRRGGEWTSKEMQANRFAASLLMPKALLVAEMQKPRFWGPTTAHLAERFQVSEESMGYRLSNLGLKAS
- the ruvA gene encoding Holliday junction branch migration protein RuvA, which translates into the protein MTPRQGGGVIARLRGTVLEAYPNRLVVDVQGVGYEVHVPLSTFDRLHAAEGLMVDLRTHLHIRETAHTLYGFASEEERDVFLLLIDRVSGIGPAIAMAVLSGMPVPAFKSAVVQNDVAALSRVKGVGKKTAERIVLELKDKVGVVDTWQDAAAGQVTAGAADAELALIALGYKQVEARKAVRKVLDAEPGAATEALIRGALRHLQG
- a CDS encoding NADH-quinone oxidoreductase subunit A; its protein translation is MLQDYLPIFFQILIALGFAAVTLTLSVVLGRSAKRNAIKDSAYECGMLPIGDGAPRFSVKFYLVAMLFVIFDIEVVFMYPWAVQFKDLVANSPVALVSMAGFAGTLAFAYVYALKKGALNWKS
- a CDS encoding Dabb family protein, coding for MISHVVFFQLKPEVDEARVEEMVRTTRSLLLKIPEVLSVKSGRNVDTASEWQFFFNIETESLEKLKITLEDPFHLKFVESVIKPSTTAHFAMDFELDPSKDLRYS
- a CDS encoding alpha-N-acetylglucosaminidase TIM-barrel domain-containing protein gives rise to the protein MRPSAFPSVLFPSLLLCLATARAELIAYEPFDYTAGTVPTANGGTGWNGAWCDATGTTAALTINAGLNAGGLGTTGGSMSIGATSTTRFRQLSSSAIAAIQQQQTNAGDVWVGYLGKNTGASGKGFMCALMTGFTDTAANRKILTGTNTFTGNAWSWTNETTVGNGNLSNIDTTNQAFYAIRFHFNSATSSTATMYLFNTSVADVTNLANATYTSSAGTNNDAAKQPVFDRLRISYQNLAIDEIRIATTFADLVSTPVVAVAPAITIPPASATATEFGSQTFTVQATGTPAPTYQWMKGGVDLPGKTSASLPLSNLTLADAGDYSVRATNSQGSATSTAATLTVLPYNRDVSGASSLVNRLLPDQGNHFTVAFIEPQDGKDVFEVESIGDKIALRGNTPVSVASALNWYLKNICLCSISRNGDQMQLPAPLPLVPAKVRIVSPHRVRFFYNPCTMGYTSAWWSWSQWEREIDLLALSGVNVAQVTPGVEEVYRRALMNGFGYSDADVRSWLCMPAHLPWMMLSNMQSFNGPVPSSLIDARATLGRQICDRMRALGIAPMVQGYYGMVPPDFKTRYPAANVLSQGGWAGGFTRPDMLNPSDAKFAAFAQAYYPALVDVYGPVRYFAADPFHEGGNTTGVDLPAAFRAIRDGINLADPRGIWVIEAWGGNPLQTILDAVDKSRLLVLDLDCSNTEIWRGRNAYNGTPWVWCAIQNFGGNTGMDAKLGILASGPAAALADASRGQMAGIGAVPEGSHTIPAAYEMLFEHAWRSDAPALVPWVRDYTRRRYGKTLPALDSAWDDLLATSQNISAIDQHPHNSIVNARPSVLTTIKARTWTTTDVSYDTFRMARAWSKLLDAADQVSGSDGFRFDLADVTRQNLCDLATRHQRMLAAAYAANDAAGVHAHGDRILEIITDLDTLCATRPEWLLGTWLRDARSWGGTTAEKDLCERDARLLVTTWGASVSDLNDYANRDWAGLLNGFYRPRWQQFLTALHSAVDNGTAFNETTARNQVAAWELNWVNGHESHPSVPTGDTIAISRSLWQKYGAEASGDFDLTTFTVGAGWTPAICKPTAAKWTRDVTSVVNQTGTWVVTFQYTSGANALQISSASLTGNGVMLDTDRHPGWTGSATYDNRYYFKVSSLDGPIILNAVANGAGGSNSSGTITLVRCDEWPVNGAWAPADCSTTRRIWTQDVSSTVNTGGTYQITMNRTGGTSALIVDRVWLEQGGQAIGSEIRDESLDATTPTQSWTLSVTNLTSNQPVTLKIATGSTTSAGSLGTIAIQKNAPTAANPTGWREWAVQQGFNPDQPQQDTDHNGVPDVLQFLQGSSSDTSLLAMPNGNHLELTAAKQRTGVTLQIEGSNDLQNWSEAADAFFTGESSLSGNRVRRSYQLDTQGSPKRFYRLRAKVAR